In the genome of Thunnus albacares chromosome 16, fThuAlb1.1, whole genome shotgun sequence, the window TCAGAAGATTTTATATTCATGTCGTATggaattaaaggaatagtctgAACTaactgaaaaaaactaaaaaatgtacttGACACATCAGGTAACAAGTGCAATCTCATTCATTAATGTGAAATGATATTATTCTAAGTCCTTCACTaagattttattattatcacgTGGTTAAAAAGGGGGGATTACATGATATCacttactgtttttgtttgtcctgCCATCATTTTAACCTgctaaagagagaaacaaagttTTGTTAACAGTTAGCAGAGGTGCTACAGCTTTCTGCCAGGAACTGTAATAAGAACCAGACCAGTTTTTAGCATAGAAACATGAAACAAGACTGTATTTGGCAGGTGCTACACAACTTGACTGACTCCGGAGAGGAGATTCAATTGTTGAAAAGCCTGAACATGAGTATTTTTTTCTATAAGTTTAAAGACTTAACTATATTGAACATGCGGGGCTGAACCTTGGCCTCCTGTCTGGCTGTTCAGGGGTCGGCGGGTTAGTAGTGCAGGTTAGTATTCTAATGAGGTTTTAGTCTGAGCCTGGGGAGCAGACCAGGAAGTAGTTTCATCACTTCTTCTCTGCAGGCGGTCCTCTCGTAAAGAGGAGGGGCTCCATAAAGCACGGCTAATGAGATGGCATGTTAATGAAGCTTGCTACAATAACGACGAGAGCACCTGGAGAATAAGTAGAGTTGTATAGAGGCTGTGCACGCGGTCAGACATTAACAGTAAGACAAGCAGGAAAAGCCGCAAGTACAAGTGCATTAAGTCTTGGCAGAATAGCAGATGATGTTATCCAGAGCGACTTTTAATGTGTGCTGAAGTAAAATAAGATTCAGTTTCCTGCACTTTCTTGTTCCCTtatcaaatgtgattttgtgttttcaaaatCGGAAGTTGATTTCAGCTATTAAAAGCTTACCGGTTCTCACCAGCATTTGAAGCACATAAAAAAGTTCTTGTGGGGCAAAAGTtctttgtttttgcagttttattttttttttattacttgttataaaaaaaaaatgttatcttcttgttattttactgtttgctgTTAGTCTTACTTTTGCATTTGTGGCTCCAACCCTGTGAAATCTCTCCCTGTACAAATACGGTCAGCAGTCTCTGTAGAAGCTAtctttttaaattggcttttgtgtcttcttgagttgtttgtttgattgtattttttattcttatttttatttatttatatattattttatttcattctaaCTTGTGGCACATGTTTTTACactatgtatgtttttatggtcttattttcaactcttgttcctgtgaagcactttgtgaatttaattttttgtgaaaggtgctatactaattattattattattattattattattattattattattattattattattattattattacatgatAAGGTAACAATTAAACATACTCATAAGAACAAGCACTAGTTATAGATGTCTTAATTCAGTTATACTGATATCAATCTTCAAAAATCCATATCAGTGAACCCCAAAGGCTTTAAAATGATTGTGTTAATGTGAGGTGTCAgcaaaataaatggagaaaGGCAAGAGCAAGTGCATGGAGTAGGGAGAAGATCATAACTCTCTCCTTAAAAGAGATTAATTTACCTCTGTCCTTCCCGTTCAGcaatctctcctcctcctcccgaCCATCATCTAGTCCCAAAGGAAGGTAAAAAGTCAACATATGAATGCAGGCCAGActtaatttcactttttcttaAGACATATTATTTGGTTTTATAAAATAAAGAcgaaaaaacaacttttgacCCGTTTCATTTAtacggtatgtgtgtgtgtgtgtgtgtgtttttgtgtatacCAGAGTGAAGCTCTTTGACCAGTGAGGACACAGTGTTGGTGATGGAGTCAGCTGCTACCAGAAGGTCGTTCCTCAGGTTTCTTCTTGGGCCTAGAGTAGAGAGatgaaaaaaccaaaaacaaacaaattttcTAAAAAAGATATTATCCAGTGTTACACATTGTGGTATGAAGATTCAACCGACATTAACTAACTGTTCTGTGGTAACCATTGACTCCATATATTGATTTTTGAGTTCTTGTGAGGCATTATCATTTACTTTATCTCAATTCTCTCATCTCATGTCCAGTGACGTAATGTGAATTggaaaaacaatacaattcaaGTGATCAAGTAAAATACCTTTAAAACACTTTTGAGGTAATATCCTCTCTTtcttacacatatttttttttcaaaagcaaatctaaaataaacagaactCATTAAAAACCcatacaattattttaaaaagctggGGGAAAGCTGTTATAGGATTTGGGGGGCTCATTACATTCCTCTTGACAAATAGACCACTTCCTAACTGTTGCCTCTTGTGAAGTGGTTTACATTTTAAACCCAACACAGGTCTTTATAATCCACCAGAGACTGAATAAATGTATGCAGTAAACACTGCTGGGactgcaaagcaataatcatataaaaaacaataataagtAATTATACAGAACATTTTTAGCATGCTGAAATGCAGTGGATTAACATATAAACCTTTTGTGGACCAAGACTAAATCCTACCGGAAAATCTCTCGTGTGTCTTTGAAATGGATGAAAAAAGACTAGATCTCTGTGTGTAAAACCTGTAATTACAGTAAACGAAAGTTTATCATGCTATATCCCTATCTTACCTTGAGCAAAGGCCTCTTGTACATCACCACCCACCCCGGCGAGGGAGTCTTGAGGGGGGTACATGTGCATCTGGGGAGATGCGGCGCCTACTGAGCGGACGGTTGATGGGCTGGGTCGAGAAGGAGAGGCATGAGAAGAGCCAGCCGCCTGTGCCTAAGAGATGGATTTGTGAATGTTATATATTGCTTATGACCTACAATAAcctcttattttattctacaaTAATTAACAGCTGACATCATCTCCACAATGTTGAAAAGGTTCTGGTGACTGCTGGAAAAAGGTAACTCCAATTATTGATCCAAAATATTTTGgtttcacttaaaaaaacaaagcagtttcTACAttgcttgaaaaaatgacttattCTGAGATTGCACATTTCTGCATGACATTAGGGCTGAACGTAATTGGGGGATAAACTTACTGCCTGTCGCTGTTCCTCATCCTACAGGGCCACAACATGGGCAGTCGGAAAGAAACAGGGAGGAAAAGGATGGAAAAGAAGAGGTCAGATACAGTCGGAGCTAGAAAAGGTGAAATTATAAAAGGAGGAAACAGCAGAGGGGAAAGTGAAGTGTGTTACTGCGAGGACTGATAGTGtgcagaaggagagaggaggtgtcGAGAAAGAAGGGAAACCTGCCCTCTACACCATGCTGAGGACTATCGTTGtcggtttgtgtgtgtgtgtgtgtgtgtgtgtgtgtgtgtgtgtgtgtgtgtcaccttgAGCAGCTTCATCAGCCCTTCCAGCTGTACCATCAGTTCCCTCCTGCTCTCTTGCAGAGACGACATCCTCTGCTCCAGCTCATCTTTCCTCTGTCTGCAACGCACACCAAACCTCCATTACTGTCACATTAGAAATTATCAGACGGCAAGAATAAAGGAACAGAGGATTCACAAAGGACAGAAAGTCTAATTAAAGTAATATGAAATAATATGAACTCAAAAATGTACTAGAATACAGAAAGAGAACTGGACAACAAGGCCCAGTTACACATCTCATACACATGTCACATCATATGTCTAGGTATAGACAGTATGCATCTATTATTGGCAGATCAGAAATCTGTAAAGTGGTTTTCCTGTGCTAAATGTGAATGTAGGTATGCCCTTCAGTCTAGGCTGTATGGTCTGAGGCTAATGAATGGATTGGACAAAGCTGGGAAACTGCCAAaactcctctcttcctcctacaCTTATGGCCTGATTAGCGAAATAAGAGAATGATGTTACTCAAGCAGGTTTTGAAGCACAGTATCATCCTTAAAAGACTCCAAAGGGAGCAAGTAGCAGAGGCCTAGTTGAGAGCTTTGCCAGCAAAAAATGAAACCCTAGAGCAGTCAGATGTAAACCTGGATTGCTGCGGATCAAAGAATGAGGGAACACTAGGTCAGACATTCTTGACTCTTTCCTGGGTTATCGTTTGTTTCAGTGTTGGAAAAGGAGACTCGGTGGAGAGCCAGCTGACCGAAACATGAGAGCACCAGGCTGAGACAGACCAAAAAACCTTGAAACTTTGAAACCTTGAAAACATAATCAATACTGACACATACTGGTTCTCCGATGACAGAAGCACTATGCACTGAATACTGTGTAAATGCTCCAGACCTATAAGGCTTTCCAAGTATTTCAGAGATACAAACTAGATCCAAACTGCAACCGAAAACCACCACCGCAgcaaaagagacaaacaaaaatatgagaTAGGTGTTTACAATCTGTTTCCCAAGCAGTATGCGGTCTGGATGGGAGTTTAAAGTGGGGATACAACTCCTCTCTTTCCTGCTTGGCTTCCTTTCACATGGTAGGACAAAtgagcaaataaacaaatagaaCAAGAGTCTGAGTCATAGAATCATACACGACAATTTCAGATTTGAGTCATTACAATATGAAGTAAAGCTTCAACAATGGTGAGAGCAAAAATTTAGGTGTTGCCTTGTTTCTGTACCAAAAAACACTTAACTCTATAAAGAGGATCCAAACTGGCCGAGACATCCTGTGCGTAGACGTACCTACGAAATCACTTGCTGGTAATTTCTCttacgcacatacacacaaatacagggTGGAAATGTCATATGAGGGTGTGGTGGTGATGAGAGAGATTCCTATGATTACCAGTTGCAAGATGTTGCCAACTCCACATAACAATATTACTGATAATAACTAAATTATGCAGCAGATGAAAGTATCTGCTAATGAGATgtaaagaaggaaggaagagttGTTTCAAGTTAAGTGTTAATGTGCATTTAtcaaattaacataaaaaaaagagtgtaGTGTCCCTAAATTATGGGCATTAAGTGATGTGGGTCATTAATATTATTGTACATATTATTTAACCCACCCCAAGTCAGGTAATATGAGAGAATTCAGAAAAACGCAAGAGTCTAGAGATGATCTAAAATTTATAAttaagtaaatatataaaatttcAAATATTCTCACCAGACCATTTACCAAAAACTAAGCTGTAAATACTGTCATTTGCAAAAacttaaagccactatgtgtagaatttgaacatttttgactTGGGGGCGCCCCCAAGTGGTTGTATCCAAGAAGACACTGTAGCAGACAGCCATGTATCCTGCTACCACCAGTATGGCTGCAACAGTTTTCATCAAGATTTCCATCACAACATCTGAATGCAGCTATAACTACATAGAATATACACAGAATGGCTTTAAAGCTGTTAAGTGTGGCactttaaaacatcatcattactGCAACTGCCCTAACCTTCTATAATTACAGTGTTCAAATGAGATCATGGTGGATAATTTGGTAGCAGAATTGTTACTGCTCTATATCAATACCACATAAACAGCATTGCTTCCAAATGCCCCTCCTCTTACTTgggagtttttgtttttactgaaaaGCATAAACATGTTGGAACTGATTTTTACGTTGGCTTTTCACAAAATCCACCATCTGTCACTGCCATCTGCCATAAAGCACTCTCCCTCCGTACTGAAAAGCAACACAGCAGGTTTCCCGCCAAATCTGACGCTGTGGCGCATAATGCTGAAATGTCATGAAGAGGCTGACAAACTTAAAACTATGTTGCTGCATCATTTCTGTGGGTGTGACTCATGAGGGCTTGGTCCAAACCTCtagtgaaaacaaagaaacaactaACAGTCTTTATGTGCTTTTAGACTGTATGTGGGTTTCAGAGCAGCTCCTGGGCAGCCTGAACTCTGGCTGAGTCTGTGTTTACCTGAGCAGACGAAGCTCAGCCAGCAGAGTTGGGTTGGTGCTGCCCTTCTCCGGGCTGGGCTGGCACGCTGCGTCATGTTCTACACGGAGACGTTTGATCTCTGCCAAGATCTCTctgagaaatgaaaaacatactgGTCAGCTAAGGCTGGGGAAGCATAACATGACTGAACACATAACAGTTCTGCAGGGGTTTGCAgattttttgaggaaaaaaaaaaaaaacacttggaaaGTTTAATTTAGAGAATATAAACCTTACAAGCTGTCGCATTTGAAAAGCAGATTctcaaacacatgcatacaactATAACGTAGACGCATAGATAAGCAGAAAAATTCAACATATGGACAAGGCACTTTTAGTGAGAAGGGAAATACTTTCCTGTCAGCAAAAGTTACTGGGGTGTAGAATTTAGAGGCTTCCAAGTTGTTTACCtcaacatttttacttttccGCATTGTACGAGTATCAAGTAATATAGTATAACTTTGTAAACACTAAAACATTAACTCTTTGCATAATTACTAAAAGGgcagataattaaaataaatatctcaTAAATAACTCATCCACTGTTCACAAATTTCTACCTGTTTTTACACTCCAGCTGAGCAATGAGCTCCCTCTTCTGTTTGTTCACATCAAAGTTGATGCTCCGGTTAGGTatcacctgaaacacacacacacacacacacacacacacacacattaggcTAGGTCActgattgttttattatttaatgcCCAAAAGAAGAAAAGCTCCTCTTAAGATCTGAGAGAGAACACTAACCAATTGTCTATCATTATATTTGCGGTTTACAGTGTGTGAGAAAATGAGGTGTTTTCAACTCACTCCTGTGCCGTCAGTCTCTGCCAGTCGGTTGGCGTAACGTGCGATCAGTTTGTGCTCCTCGTCTTGCCTGCTGGGAGTGTCCATGCTATTAATAGAGGGAGTAGGAAAATCAGAAACTGACAGCAAGCAATATGGACTAATTATGATTTATATGGCTATTTTAGAAATGTTCCAATCTTTCCATTATTTATAACCTGTTAGAAGTTTTCTGGTGTTgtacaaatattcacatttaaatgtatcaaATGTTCCCTTGTAACTACTGGAGGAGACAAATAGGAGCCTATACTATAACTGGGAACAGGTTCCTGCATGTGCTGGAAAaacgaaacaaaacaaaaaaacatgaacgcAGCCAGCAGCGATAGAAAATGTTGCCACTATTTCATCAGAGGTAGAGGAACAACCtcacataaacaaaaaatgaaacacTTATTATTTGAGGGGTAGAAATGATTTCAGCAGTGATATGAAAAGTGAAATCTAATGGAATGTAAATGTGCAATTAAAGGTGCAAAAATGACACAgagcctcactggatgtcagcaaacaactatttgctgtGTAAAGATACAGTGGAGTAATGGCGACCTGAGCAGTGAAcaaagtcacactccctctgtgtgtgttgttatctgagcttgtctgttctttgttttggtagccACACCGGCCGCGCGTGCATGTTGGTGCATGTGCgcatgcatgttagtgcatgtgagcatgcatgttagtgcatgtgagtccctccgtGTCCTCCACGTCCGTTTCCAAGATGGCAGCCACGTtacaaactttctcaaattacagctaaacagtccactaaaatatatttctaacagaatcttgatccatatttgatcagtaCTGCTGAAtctgacagtttgatctgaatCTTGTGAGTTGttggctttcttttttttccctccaactTTATTGTGCAAGCAACACACGTTAGTTTTGGTGtgagatgttggtgctatagtgcgaaatctagtggctgaatgttgtgtattgcaactttaaatgtaatttttccaTATGATTACCTTCAGCAAGGACTAAAGTGACCCAATAATCTCGATTTAGAGAACAaatgtttcctttaatttgtggtttggtgtttaaaaatgtactaGACTGCCGACATACAGATGTCACTTCAGTCGTCAATCATTATACCAGCTGACCCCTTAGCTACTCTTATAGGCTTTGAGAGGTTTTCCATGAATGATATTGATAGAGTTAGGGAATGGAATATTTCCACCATTTTTGGTGGGGGAAGTTTTTCCTCATCCAAATTGAAGGTCTAAGGATGGCGGATGTTTTATTGCTGTATggattgtaaagccccctgaggccAATTTGTGACTTCTGATATTtggttatacaaataaaattattcatcaaaaatgcataaaaaaattacattacttGACTTAATTAAACTAAAAGAATACTGGACACAGCAATTAAATTAAAGTAACAGTTGGAATGCATCCTAACTGTAACACTTGCTACTGAGTGTAAATGAGTGTAAATGTTGCCCAAGGAGCTGATTGTGAACAGAAATGGAGATAGAGAAGACAACCCAACCTGCTACCACACGGCCTGGAAAGTTTAGTTTatcatattataaaatatatttctgtgtaaGATTTTGCTCTTCATTGTAAGAGATTAAATTGGCCCTTACTCTGACTCAGCTAAAGCCTTACTGTACTGCACCTTACATCCTCCCTCTGATTCCCTTATGTAACCACCCCCCTGCTGCTTCCCTCCACCTCTCTCACCGTGGGCTGCTCTGGAGGCGATTCACATAAGCAGCGATCAGAGCGTGTTCCTCGTTCATACGCTGAGCCGCTGCCAAACTGGATGAccgaaaaacacacacacacatacaaaaaaaaaaaacaacgacagacagacaggaaataaacaaacagcatcacacacaaTAATAATGACGCCAGCAATCACGCCAACAGCTTTACTTCACACACTGATAAGCCATGCATTTTTGATGATTATGTGTAATTGAGTATGATGTAAATTTGTCAATACAGCACCGTTTCTGCATATCTACCttgtgattttacatttttcagatcatcatataTTCTCATTTGCTATACAGTTTACTGTATCATGTATATcttaacatatttaatttcatttttcagtcattGTTTTCATACAATACAAAGTCATTTCTCTCATGTTTCCATGACTTTTTGCATGTCTCAGCACATTGTATTGCTGGTATTTTGCACACCCTGCATGCTGCCTATTTTTTGGTTTATTATGTTATGTAATACATTGGTAAATATCACTTATCAGACTTTGTCAGGGATAGACTGATAAGGTCTTGGACTTATTTGCATTATTGCCCCTGGTGTTTTCACAGACCACTTAACTTTTATCAAGATCAAGATGGCATTCAATGTCTGACTTATGTAGAAATATTAGAGGATAGGAActaaaaactggaaaatgtaatcatataagcaaacaataacttttttttaaggagCACACaaggtttttaaatgtgcatattttctGCTGAAGCTATACATagtttgttttcaaatgtcttttgtttaATACGACCTCCTTTTCTCGGTTCACAATTTTCTTTACCTCATCTTGTTACTCTTTGCTACCACAGAcaccaacattttatttttatcaaatcTAATCAGAGAGAGGAAGTTGGTAATTGGTTTAAAGTAAAGTTAATGCAGAAGCAACAAAGACATTAAGCAAGCTATTACAAAGCCCATCTACGTTGACTCACTGCCCATGTAACCGGTGGCGCTGAGCTACAGAAAACTTgtaatcagacagaaaacaacaacaaacacaaaactggCATTTTTCAACACTTATTGTCAGTCTTTACCTCTTGGATGACTCTGGCACTGATGCAGACAGCAACATGGCCTCACTGGTGTTTCCAATAGGTTGAGAggggctgcacacacacacacgcacacacacacacacacacacaaataatgaTTCAGACACCATATGATCAACTGTGCAAACACCTAGTAAGGGTAAcaacataaaatcattaaaacacaaaggCCTGGCtatcagaaaacacacattttcacactcaCGTACTCACACAGTCTCACATGCTTTTGAGTGCATTCATGCAATAGTGAATTGAACGGGTCTGAGCAAACACAGACAGGGCAAAGATCacaagagggagaaaaagaaagagagaaagaaagagagagagaaaaagactgaaTGAAGTGGGGAaactaaaaaaagacagaaattcagaaaaatacaagctcGGAGGAAAAACAATCTGATGTAGCCTCACTGTAAGCATACTCACATCTGTGCTAAGTGCAGTTCCTGTGTGCTAATACAAGCCTAATGCTTGGAGGTCTGTAATGACTCAGTATGCCAATGTTTGGAAAATCAAACACTGAGGGGGTGGAGCCACCAAAATGGTTGGCTGTAGAgctggaactttttttttttttcatctgcacTTTCTGTGTACATGTAATTCTGCAGGTTAGAACCAAAGAGGCATAAAATAGGGCAAGAGTCTGCTACTGGGTAGTTTCATGGTGTGTAATATTTCACCTTCTGTAATGAACACCAACCTTTTCCCTGTTAGATATTGACAGCTACTACAAAGCCAGCGCCAGTTCCTGACTGAACACTAACTAGTATCTTATGCAGCATTAACATTGTATATGCACTTACAttaattaagcaaaaatgcttctcaaatgtgatgatttaatgcttttcattgtcatacatgatagcaaactgaatatgtttgagttttggactgttggttgaacaaaaccaaacatcTGAAGACATTATCTTTCACTCTAGCAAATGGCAAAAATGATGTGTCATGTTACACTGTTCTTACAGTGGAATTGTATTGTGATTATAATAtcaaaaataactaaatactGTTGTCTAAATTaatgatttttcattttgcataAATCTACCATGTTGTAATATGTATCCAAATGTGCGAACaaatattgttattaatatAATGTTATTAATATAATCCTTATTAATTCTACTTTTCATTTACATGAGAGAAAATGTGCCATTTCATTATTCAAAGGTTACACAGGCTTGATTTAACTGTACCAATCCTAAGCGACTCTTGCATCAATTATCTGAGATTTAttatcatgtgtgtgtgagtgttgtgaGGTCTTACACTATGTTGGCGAGGTTAAGGGTCCTCTCAGGTTCTTCTGGGTAGATTGGGTGGGAGGGTTCCCTGGACGATACGCAGCCCAGAGTCCTGCTCAGGGCTCGGCCCAGCTTAGTCGCCGGCGACTTCTAAACACAGACGAACAGATGTCAGGTCAGTGTTCAGAAAACTGAGtgacttttttactttttaatccaGAAATGTTCCTAAGCGATGTTTActgcattgaaatgtgtacCACTGAACTCCACAGATGAAATTGCTCATCTTTCCGAATAAATATCTATAAACTCCTATTCAGGTGTTATCACTGTGTCTCTGAGGTTTAGGTCTTAGTTACATTTGTAGAACACTTGCTGTGTCACTCTACGTCATGTCCTCTACAGTATTAAACCATTTTAACTGACTTAAAATTGATTTTGGTagggtttttttgtctttctgtgaaGTCCTTTCAAACACACTTGTGATGaactattttaataaaatacaaatttaaactCAACTCAACAGTTGGCTGAGTCAAGTCAAGTTCATGCCTGACTTCAGACGGAAATTTTCCTGTACATTTTATCTCAGGTGAATAAATTACTTTGTCACATTTACATTAAGTTAAAACTATTTATGTTTACACAACTATGATCACATTCTAGCTTCAGTTTCTGATTTTGCAGAGAACTCAGGTGCCTGTAGCACACCTCATCAAAGCAAATCATTTAGATAAGCAGGTGTTAACAGTGAAAATTAGCACTAGTATACTGAAGTGAGGGAGGTAAACAGAGAATGAAATGTAGCCTAAAACTGAATCCTGTAGGAAACGATATGTTAATTCTGCTGAGGATTACTATGGTGGGTTTCCCGACATGAGAAGATTATGTTGGATAGGCAGGAGCTGAACTTCTAAAGAGTTTTATCcctgaaactgaaacattaaTAAGACAAATTATGCCAAGGCTTTGCAATGAATAATTCAACAACTCTGTTTCCATGTATTAATACATAATTTCTTCATTGAAAACATTTTCCCCTTCAGGCTAGTGCAACTTTTTTTGGAATATTGTCAGTTCATGGGATCGTGACACTTCCATTCAGATTTTGAAAGTCTGTGTATCATAATTACCAAAACATCATATTTGAATAATCTACAATCTACAGAAGCCCTGTCTGAGTGTATCAAGTGAAACTTGTAAGTTTGGGACACGCTGTGGTGATCTGTGATGActtaacacacaaatacacacacacacactcggttGTGTGTCCATcgcttcagaggacattacactGACTTATGTttatttcctggagacttaccttAACTTAGTCTAAAAGTCTTTACCCAGAAATATAATGATTTATGTTATGGGGACTTGAGTAagtacaagtacacacacacacacacacacacacacacacagtgccccCTGGTGTGATGATGAGTAGTCACACACTTGTGACTCACCCACGACGAGTGCTCCTTCATCTGATGCTGATTGCTGTGAGAGCCGCTGACGTTGCCACGCCAGAAGCAATTTTGGCAGAGCTGGTAACCACGGCAACGGAGGCAGCGATAGCGGAAGCCCGTCATACCGTTGCCACGACAGTATGAGCATGTTACGGGATGAtagactgagagagaaagaagaaagacagaatctGTCATTGATAGTTGAGTTGATCAAGAGAAGATCATAGATGTGTAAaacataaactttattttagaaaaatgaatgccaaatatatgtaaaaaggCAGAGTTTATGTGGATGTATGTTCTGtcagggtgtgtgtatgtgtgtgtgtatgtgtttaccATGCTCTACATTGGCCATGCGGTGCATGAGGGGCAGCCAGACAAGACATGGAGGAGGGTCGGCCATGATGTCCAGGAACATGTTGAGCATCACCCTCTTCTACACAACAACAATTATAACAGACTcttcagaaacacagaaaaagtcaCAATAAAAGctccaaaatgaaaatgaaccaTAAGATTAATTTCTTATAATCCAGAGAATTTATGTTGTTGCAGAATCACTGTAGATAAAATAATACAGCTACTACAAATaggcaaatggaaaaaaaatccagtgtaCTAAAGGTCAGATGGATGAGGTGTGTGCGTACCTGTTGTGGGAAGCATGAGCGTGCtaaggtgtgtgtgtaaccGAAGGACGGTCCTTCATGTACAGCTGTGGGCAGCTTGAGAGCCTCCCTCAGAAAACTGTCAAATTTTGACTGTACCAACACACCAATGGAGTCAGATACCTGAGaaaacacatctacacacaaacacacaacatcatTTTTGTCAATAAAGATGAACATGACATTGCATTGAGTTATTCATTGCCTTTTTGGAGACCTCAACCATAACCACTATGTACAAACCCGACCCCAACATAAACCAGTTGGGGTCAGGTCCTCACAACATCATAGATAAAAGTACAGGTAAGTAAACAtgagcaaacagcagcagtgacacGTGTTTTCCACAAGGTGGCATATGTCACATGTATACATCTCCATACATCTCTCTGGGCTAAAATGCATAGATTTCATCTGACAAATCACTGCTTTAATgccacaaacattttaaaaaactaaatatattatGCACAACGCTTTGCTGGACTTTCACTATTTATGTTCTATGTTAGCTTGATACTGCACGTCACTGTTCAAAGGAAGTCTGgataaaattaatcatttcaatCTGTAACCAGATTGGCTGA includes:
- the LOC122999624 gene encoding dystrobrevin beta-like isoform X3 — protein: MVMEEGDQRDRGRGHPATAGAGGRQILTELAEQDLDAICLSTYRTACKLRFIQKRCNLHLIDIYNVIEAVRDAGLNAVELNAGISVTRLENLVSSLFNQLSKRLPTTHTINPRESTVLLVEFILAAIEGEPDSRLTVLSVKAMLATLCGGKLVDKLRYVFSQVSDSIGVLVQSKFDSFLREALKLPTAVHEGPSFGYTHTLARSCFPQQKRVMLNMFLDIMADPPPCLVWLPLMHRMANVEHVYHPVTCSYCRGNGMTGFRYRCLRCRGYQLCQNCFWRGNVSGSHSNQHQMKEHSSWKSPATKLGRALSRTLGCVSSREPSHPIYPEEPERTLNLANIVPSQPIGNTSEAMLLSASVPESSKSLAAAQRMNEEHALIAAYVNRLQSSPRMDTPSRQDEEHKLIARYANRLAETDGTGVIPNRSINFDVNKQKRELIAQLECKNREILAEIKRLRVEHDAACQPSPEKGSTNPTLLAELRLLRQRKDELEQRMSSLQESRRELMVQLEGLMKLLKAQAAGSSHASPSRPSPSTVRSVGAASPQMHMYPPQDSLAGVGGDVQEAFAQGPRRNLRNDLLVAADSITNTVSSLVKELHSDDGREEEERLLNGKDRAG